A section of the Pseudophryne corroboree isolate aPseCor3 chromosome 3 unlocalized genomic scaffold, aPseCor3.hap2 SUPER_3_unloc_76, whole genome shotgun sequence genome encodes:
- the LOC134984712 gene encoding gastrula zinc finger protein XlCGF57.1-like → MLSPDCDIKDNDSRQDSPGDNPITPIIHPALSADPSDTGKCSPDHSDIGASVTALTVDTVFPCSIDAKCFTQNTKPINPHTGKVGERPLICSECGKCFTYKSQLVIHQKSHTGERPFSCSECGKCFARKSHLVIHQKSHTGERAFSCSECGKCFAQKSHLINHERSHTGEKPFSCSECGKCFAQKSHLINHERSHTGERPFSCSECGKCFAWKSHLVIHQTSHTGERPFSCSECGKCFARKSHLVIHQKSHTGERAFSCSECGKCFAQKSHLINHERSHTGEKPFSCSECGKCFALKSDLVRHQRSHTGEKTFSCSECGKCFALKSELVRHQRSHTGEKPFSCSECGKCFAQKSHLINHERSHTGEKPFSCSECGKCFALKSDLVRHQRSHTGEKPFSCSECGKCFAQKSHLINHERSHTGEKPFSCSECGKCFAQKSHLINHERSHTGERPFSCSECGKCFALKSDLVRHQRSHTGEKPFFCSECGKCFALKSELVRHQRSHTGEKPFSCSECGKCFAQKSHLINHERSHTGERPFSCSECGKCFALKSDLVRHQRSHTGEKPFFCSECGKCFALKSNLLIHLRSHTGKNPFSCSECGKCCLTRCDLLTHHRSHTGEKPFLYSEK, encoded by the coding sequence atgttatccccggattgtgacataaaagataatgacagtagacaggattctccaggagataaccccattaccccaattatacatccagctctatcagctgatccctctgatactgggaaatgttctcctgatcactctgatattggtgcatctgttacagctctgacagtagatacagtgtttccttgttctatagatgccaaatgttttacacagaacacaaagcctattaacccacacacaggtaaggtaggtgaaaggccactgatatgttctgagtgtgggaaatgttttacatacaaatcacagcttgttatacatcagaaaagtcacacaggtgagaggccattttcttgctctgagtgtgggaaatgttttgcacggaaatcacatcttgttatacatcagaaaagtcacacaggcgagagggcattttcttgctctgagtgtgggaaatgttttgcacagaaatcacatcttattaatcatgagagaagtcacacaggtgagaagccattttcttgctctgagtgtgggaaatgttttgcacagaaatcacatcttattaatcatgagagaagtcacacaggtgagaggccattttcttgctctgagtgtgggaaatgttttgcatggaaatcacatcttgttatacatcagacaagtcacacaggcgagaggccattttcttgctctgagtgtgggaaatgttttgcacggaaatcacatcttgttatacatcagaaaagtcacacaggcgagagggcattttcttgctctgagtgtgggaaatgttttgcacagaaatcacatcttattaatcatgagagaagtcacacaggtgagaagccattttcttgctctgagtgtgggaaatgttttgcactcaaatcagatcttgttagacatcagagaagtcacacaggtgagaagacgttttcttgctctgagtgtgggaaatgttttgcactcaaatcagaacttgttagacatcagagaagtcacacaggtgagaagccattttcttgctctgagtgtgggaaatgttttgcacagaaatcacatcttattaatcatgagagaagtcacacaggtgagaagccattttcttgctctgagtgtgggaaatgttttgcactcaaatcagatcttgttagacatcagagaagtcacacaggtgagaagccattttcttgctcggagtgtgggaaatgttttgcacagaaatcacatcttattaatcatgagagaagtcacacaggtgagaagccattttcttgctcggagtgtgggaaatgttttgcacagaaatcacatcttattaatcatgagagaagtcacacaggtgagaggccattttcttgctctgagtgtgggaaatgttttgcactcaaatcagatcttgttagacatcagagaagtcacacaggtgagaagccatttttttgctctgagtgtgggaaatgttttgcactcaaatcagaacttgttagacatcagagaagtcacacaggtgagaagccattttcttgctcggagtgtgggaaatgttttgcacagaaatcacatcttattaatcatgagagaagtcacacaggtgagaggccattttcttgctctgagtgtgggaaatgttttgcactcaaatcagatcttgttagacatcagagaagtcacacaggtgagaagccatttttttgctctgagtgtgggaaatgttttgcactcaaatcaaatCTTCTTATACAtctcagaagtcacacaggtaagaatccattttcttgctctgagtgtgggaaatgttgtctaacaagatgtgatttacttacacatcacagaagtcacacaggtgagaagccatttctatactctgagaaataa